The DNA segment AGTGAAGTGCTGTCGGCACGTCGGCAACGCGTGGAAGCGCTGTTACAGGATGTGGATCTGCAAGGACAGTTGGCTGCAACAGCAGCGCGTCTGCATTTCGTATATGGAGAGGTGCGGGCATGAGGAATAGGTCGATTGGTTTGGTTGTGGCTGCTGCCCTTGCTATTGGAGCAGGCGCGGGCTTCTGGCTAGGAGGACGGGGCACGGTTACCCCATCGCAGCCAGTAGGTGAGCAAAAAGCGCTGTACTGGTACGACCCGATGTATCCCCAGCAGCATTTCCCGGCACCCGGAAAGTCGCCGTTCATGGACATGCCGCTCGTGCCCAAGTATTCAGACGAGACGGATGACAAGGGGCAGCCTGCGGTTCAGGTCTCGGCTGGGCTCCAGCAAAATCTCGGGATGCGATTGGCAACGGTGATGGCTGGCAGGCTTGAACGATCCCTGAGCGTGAGCGGCGTTCTGGCGTTCGACGAACGCGACTTCAGCGTGTTGCAGGCCCGTACTGGCGGTTACGTCGAACGCGTATATGGCCGGGCGGCGGGGGATATAGTTGCTAAAGGGGCTCCCCTAGCCGATGTGCTGACCCCGGAGTGGGCTGGTTTGCAGGAGGAATATCTGGCGTTGCGGCATTCCGGCGACGCTCAGCTGACGGCGGCGGCACGACAGCGGCTCCTGCTCTCCGGCATGCCGGTCTACCTGATCAACCGGGTCGCGAGCACTGGAAAGGTACAGCTCTCGGTCACACTTTCCGCGCCCACTGCCGGTGTCATCCAGGTTCTCGATCTGCGACCCGGCATGACGCTGACGCCGGGGACTACCTTGGCAAGGATCAACGGAGTGGCCAACGTCTGGCTGGAAGCCGCTGTGCCAGAAGCCCAGGCTCAAGGCCTGCGCGAAGGCCAGCCTGTGCAAGCGCAATTGCCAGCTTTCCCAGGCGATCCGGTACCGGGCAAGTTGACCGCGCTGTTGGCTGATGCCGATTTGCAAAGCCGCACGTTGCGCCTGCGTATCGAGTTGCCCAACCCGGATGGACGGCTTCGTCCTGGGATGACCGCTCAAGTGGCTCTCAATCCCGGCGTGTCTTCCGAGCAGAGCCTCTTGGTGCCTGCCGAGGCGGTCATACGCACCGGCAAGCGGGATCTGGTGATGCTGGCTGAAGAAGGTGGTCGCTTCCGACCGGTGGAAGTTGTGTTGGGTCAGGAGAGCAAGGGGCAAGTTGCGGTGTTGCAGGGCCTTCAGGCAGGTCAGCGCATCGTCGCGTCGGGGCAATTCCTACTGGACTCCGAAGCTAATTTGAAAGGCATCGAAGCGGCGACGGCGCAAGACGTTCAGCCAAAAGCGGGGCCCGCCTTACATGAAGCGAACGGCCGTATCGTGCAGATAGATGGAGCCCAGCTCACCGTTGACCATGGTCCCTTCCTCACCCTGGGTATGCCTGGGATGACCATGACCTTCCCGGTGGCTGATCAGTCGCTCCTTGATGGCCTCAAGGTCGGTGCACAGATTCGCTTTGGCATCCGCGAACGCGACGAGGGCATGGTGGTTGAGCAGATCAAAGTGTTGGAGGGCCAACCATGATTGCCAAACTGATCCGCTGGTCGGTAGGCAACCGGGTACTGGTGCTGCTCGCTACGCTGTTTCTGGTGGCATGGGGCTTCGTCTCGGTGCGCAGTCTGCCAATCGACGCCTTGCCCGACCTGTCGGATGTACA comes from the Pseudomonas sp. StFLB209 genome and includes:
- a CDS encoding efflux RND transporter periplasmic adaptor subunit, which codes for MRNRSIGLVVAAALAIGAGAGFWLGGRGTVTPSQPVGEQKALYWYDPMYPQQHFPAPGKSPFMDMPLVPKYSDETDDKGQPAVQVSAGLQQNLGMRLATVMAGRLERSLSVSGVLAFDERDFSVLQARTGGYVERVYGRAAGDIVAKGAPLADVLTPEWAGLQEEYLALRHSGDAQLTAAARQRLLLSGMPVYLINRVASTGKVQLSVTLSAPTAGVIQVLDLRPGMTLTPGTTLARINGVANVWLEAAVPEAQAQGLREGQPVQAQLPAFPGDPVPGKLTALLADADLQSRTLRLRIELPNPDGRLRPGMTAQVALNPGVSSEQSLLVPAEAVIRTGKRDLVMLAEEGGRFRPVEVVLGQESKGQVAVLQGLQAGQRIVASGQFLLDSEANLKGIEAATAQDVQPKAGPALHEANGRIVQIDGAQLTVDHGPFLTLGMPGMTMTFPVADQSLLDGLKVGAQIRFGIRERDEGMVVEQIKVLEGQP